A region from the Desulfitobacterium dehalogenans ATCC 51507 genome encodes:
- a CDS encoding GIY-YIG nuclease family protein: MDHKECLKEKLKDLPEKPGVYLMQDSLGNIIYVGKAKNLKNRVSQYFYKHKHRDPKVEEMILRIADLEYRIVDTELDALLEECRIIKEIRPHYNRQMKNDQNYVYIKIPDDNFPKIEIVQVREEDGGVYYGPFNSRHRVETGVECLNDTFLIRKCPTPGRGKRGDGCLYRQLGTCVGVCTGKVSPEEYRDRLKAVCQVIETRDKEMMKEISGRLARAAEDLHFEEAARYREYLLGLRYIQGRQKLLNRTLRHNSLLVSSF, translated from the coding sequence ATGGATCATAAGGAATGTTTAAAGGAAAAATTAAAGGACCTGCCGGAGAAACCAGGGGTTTATCTTATGCAGGATTCATTAGGCAATATTATCTATGTGGGTAAAGCCAAGAACCTCAAGAACAGAGTATCCCAATATTTTTATAAGCATAAGCACCGGGATCCCAAAGTGGAAGAAATGATCCTTCGTATTGCGGATTTAGAGTATCGGATAGTGGACACGGAACTGGATGCTCTCTTGGAAGAGTGCCGCATAATTAAGGAGATTAGGCCTCATTATAATAGACAGATGAAAAACGATCAGAACTATGTCTATATTAAGATACCTGATGATAACTTCCCCAAGATAGAGATTGTTCAGGTAAGGGAGGAGGATGGAGGGGTATATTATGGCCCTTTTAACAGCCGTCATCGGGTGGAAACTGGTGTGGAGTGTCTTAATGATACCTTCTTAATTCGTAAATGCCCCACCCCTGGCCGAGGTAAGCGGGGTGATGGCTGCTTGTATCGGCAATTGGGCACCTGTGTCGGGGTATGCACAGGGAAGGTCAGCCCTGAAGAATACAGGGATAGGTTAAAAGCGGTTTGCCAAGTGATTGAAACCAGGGACAAAGAGATGATGAAGGAGATTAGCGGCCGGCTAGCAAGGGCAGCCGAGGACCTTCATTTTGAAGAGGCTGCCCGCTATCGTGAATATCTGTTGGGGTTACGCTATATACAAGGCAGGCAAAAATTACTCAATAGAACACTTCGCCATAATAGCCTTCTTGTTTCGAGTTTTTAG
- a CDS encoding MGMT family protein encodes MARKSFNEKLKQSKDLPKVVQVTDPKTIMRYGGDKMLVAPPTAYDEQMRRVPEGKVITADDLRNYLAQKHGADFTCPLTAGIFVNIAAHASAERGEDLTPYWRTLKKDGLLNEKYPEGIQGHKTFLEREGHTVIQKGKHYYVKDYQDKEFDLSS; translated from the coding sequence ATGGCAAGGAAATCTTTTAATGAGAAGCTCAAACAAAGTAAGGATCTACCCAAAGTGGTTCAGGTGACAGATCCTAAAACGATTATGCGTTATGGCGGTGATAAAATGCTGGTGGCACCGCCCACGGCTTATGATGAGCAGATGCGGAGAGTCCCCGAGGGTAAAGTGATAACCGCAGATGATCTTAGAAACTATCTGGCTCAAAAGCATGGAGCAGATTTTACTTGTCCTCTCACTGCCGGCATATTCGTCAACATCGCGGCCCATGCCTCTGCAGAAAGGGGAGAGGATTTGACTCCTTATTGGCGGACCTTAAAGAAGGATGGCCTGCTGAACGAAAAATATCCGGAGGGAATCCAAGGGCATAAAACCTTTCTGGAAAGGGAAGGGCATACGGTGATCCAAAAGGGTAAACATTATTATGTAAAGGATTATCAGGATAAAGAATTTGACCTCAGTTCATAG
- a CDS encoding pyridoxamine 5'-phosphate oxidase family protein, protein MQNRMKHFQLTKEEIDTLLQRADIGRFGTVRGDGYPYVTAMHFLYYNGTIYMHGLPKGLKIDNVKDNPKVCFEVDELLGLQPGEGMACDTEAIYNSVVVIGTAHILEDIPYKREVLNRLVEKYTPQFAGKELPENMVKGTAVIELQIKECTGKYHK, encoded by the coding sequence ATGCAAAACAGGATGAAACACTTTCAATTAACAAAAGAGGAGATTGACACACTCCTGCAAAGAGCGGATATTGGACGCTTCGGAACAGTTCGCGGAGACGGATATCCTTATGTCACTGCCATGCATTTTCTATACTATAACGGAACTATTTATATGCACGGACTGCCCAAGGGATTAAAGATTGACAATGTGAAGGATAATCCAAAGGTTTGCTTTGAAGTGGATGAGTTGTTGGGATTGCAGCCGGGTGAAGGGATGGCCTGCGATACAGAGGCCATTTACAACAGCGTGGTTGTAATAGGAACTGCACATATTCTGGAAGATATCCCCTATAAACGTGAGGTTCTAAACAGATTAGTTGAAAAATACACACCGCAGTTTGCTGGTAAGGAGCTTCCGGAAAATATGGTGAAAGGCACTGCGGTGATTGAACTACAGATTAAGGAATGTACCGGAAAATATCATAAATAA
- a CDS encoding BlaI/MecI/CopY family transcriptional regulator, with protein sequence MEEFKLFDAEYKFLDIIWGLEPINSTELTKVCRDKLGWKKPTTYTMLRKLSERGLLKNENATVTTIVKREQVQKYESEVLLEKSFDNSLPAFLATFLKDRKLSRQEAEEMKKMIEEATK encoded by the coding sequence GTGGAAGAATTTAAGCTGTTTGATGCGGAGTATAAATTCCTCGATATTATTTGGGGCCTTGAGCCTATCAACTCAACGGAACTGACCAAAGTCTGCCGGGATAAGCTGGGCTGGAAAAAGCCGACCACCTACACCATGCTGCGTAAGCTTTCCGAGCGGGGATTATTAAAAAATGAAAACGCTACGGTGACCACCATCGTCAAGCGGGAACAAGTCCAAAAGTACGAAAGCGAGGTGCTCTTGGAAAAGTCCTTTGATAATTCCCTTCCCGCTTTTTTAGCCACCTTCCTCAAGGATAGGAAACTCTCCCGGCAGGAGGCCGAGGAAATGAAGAAGATGATCGAGGAGGCGACGAAATGA
- a CDS encoding DUF1905 domain-containing protein: protein MGKFYEFDAEIKKVPDIDGAYVEIPFDVKAEFGKGRVPVTATFDGEVYEGSLVRMGTPCHILGIRKDIRAKIGKQPGDTIRVTLQEREPKSKTKVSKN, encoded by the coding sequence ATGGGCAAATTTTATGAATTTGATGCTGAAATCAAGAAAGTACCGGATATCGATGGGGCTTATGTAGAAATTCCCTTTGACGTTAAGGCGGAGTTTGGGAAAGGCCGCGTACCGGTGACAGCTACCTTTGATGGAGAAGTCTATGAAGGAAGCTTGGTCAGAATGGGAACCCCCTGCCATATCCTGGGGATTCGCAAAGATATACGTGCCAAAATCGGCAAACAGCCTGGGGATACCATCAGGGTCACCTTACAAGAACGAGAGCCTAAAAGCAAGACCAAGGTTTCGAAAAACTGA
- the nrfD gene encoding NrfD/PsrC family molybdoenzyme membrane anchor subunit, translating into MNITEDINLPKSFFVPAVILAIVGICTWIFQLVSGMQVTGLDQGVVWGLYIAAFFAAVGGGAALLAIVGISEFKNILSPVAKSKTLILAMTAFIIGGILITMDLGNPVQMLRLITSFRFQSMMVWDFWFLALCFLAALFFLLKVRKSGNGGKTFGVIAIAAALLVVIVEGFMLSSMAAHSMWGSGITVVSFLISAAIMGCALAMLIMPQNDSIRKILQTVLILSLIVTLAEVFTGALTGNPETKSEMMFVLSGKAAPFFWIQLIIGLLVPLYLLIKCNKPIAVALLAAIGVVFEKIWVLAAGQASHWMQESLNAYFPSLIEYITVIGAAAIGVLLFVLLMKLFNGKVSTASKNQNMQAI; encoded by the coding sequence ATGAATATAACGGAAGATATTAATCTGCCTAAGTCTTTTTTTGTTCCTGCCGTTATCCTTGCTATTGTAGGTATCTGCACTTGGATTTTCCAACTGGTGTCAGGTATGCAGGTAACGGGACTTGATCAAGGTGTAGTATGGGGGCTCTATATCGCTGCCTTCTTTGCTGCTGTTGGCGGCGGGGCTGCTTTATTAGCGATCGTCGGTATTTCGGAATTTAAAAATATTCTTAGCCCTGTTGCCAAAAGCAAGACATTGATACTTGCAATGACTGCCTTTATCATAGGCGGGATTTTAATTACTATGGATCTCGGCAATCCCGTTCAAATGTTGAGATTGATTACCTCCTTTAGATTCCAGTCAATGATGGTTTGGGACTTTTGGTTTCTAGCCTTGTGCTTCTTAGCTGCTCTCTTCTTTTTATTAAAGGTACGTAAGAGTGGCAATGGAGGCAAAACTTTTGGTGTGATTGCTATTGCTGCTGCTTTACTTGTAGTTATTGTTGAAGGTTTTATGCTTTCAAGCATGGCAGCACACAGTATGTGGGGATCGGGTATAACCGTTGTATCCTTCTTGATTAGTGCAGCAATTATGGGTTGTGCTCTGGCGATGTTAATTATGCCCCAAAATGACTCTATTCGTAAAATCCTCCAGACTGTGCTCATACTTAGTCTTATTGTAACCCTTGCGGAAGTTTTTACCGGAGCCTTGACTGGCAACCCTGAAACCAAGTCTGAAATGATGTTTGTTCTTAGCGGTAAGGCCGCCCCTTTCTTTTGGATTCAGCTGATTATTGGGCTGCTTGTACCCTTATACTTATTGATTAAGTGTAATAAACCTATCGCTGTTGCTCTATTGGCAGCAATTGGTGTTGTTTTTGAGAAAATTTGGGTATTGGCTGCCGGTCAAGCAAGTCATTGGATGCAAGAATCTTTAAATGCTTATTTTCCCTCACTGATAGAATATATTACTGTTATCGGTGCTGCTGCTATCGGGGTATTGTTATTTGTGCTTCTAATGAAGCTCTTTAACGGTAAAGTTTCTACTGCGTCTAAAAATCAGAACATGCAGGCTATATAA
- a CDS encoding TorD/DmsD family molecular chaperone encodes MPNSIVADQELHSSLFDWQTISNAFAFLASILNNQPDQEMIKRLRTVFNEEESPFQRQGGSYQLIAGYLNDSDQKSIAELVQELSVEWTRLFRGISPVYCPQPPYAGVYNSVDGVGVDAIMAITQLYSSHGLGIRQDNHNRMDYLGTLLDFISILAKRAAQETELGNFTVEEAIKTDILDFLQKYILPWVDKFIDNAQEYAQTDLFRGYLILLSESLKELKILIED; translated from the coding sequence ATGCCAAATAGTATTGTAGCTGATCAAGAATTGCATTCATCATTATTTGACTGGCAAACTATCAGCAATGCCTTTGCTTTCCTTGCCTCAATATTAAATAATCAGCCTGATCAAGAAATGATCAAAAGACTTCGTACAGTATTTAATGAAGAAGAGTCTCCCTTTCAAAGGCAAGGCGGTTCGTATCAACTGATTGCCGGGTATCTTAATGACAGTGATCAGAAGTCTATTGCGGAATTAGTTCAAGAGCTGTCTGTGGAATGGACACGTCTTTTTCGGGGTATAAGTCCTGTCTACTGCCCCCAACCTCCATATGCAGGTGTTTATAACTCTGTGGACGGCGTGGGAGTAGATGCCATCATGGCGATAACACAGCTCTATTCATCACACGGTCTAGGAATTCGGCAGGACAATCATAACCGTATGGATTATCTGGGGACTCTGTTAGATTTTATCAGTATCCTTGCAAAAAGAGCTGCTCAAGAAACGGAATTGGGGAATTTCACAGTCGAGGAAGCGATTAAAACAGACATTCTCGATTTCCTACAAAAGTATATTTTGCCATGGGTAGATAAATTTATTGATAACGCACAAGAATATGCGCAAACCGATTTGTTCAGAGGATATTTGATTCTGCTATCAGAATCCTTAAAGGAACTTAAGATTCTTATTGAAGATTAA
- a CDS encoding N-acetylmuramoyl-L-alanine amidase, which translates to MHWKRISFLSLAVVLLLNLFPFTVFGAEATAESSATGAAALRLYGKDRTATSLAVSQQGWAASDTVILNELNNYADAIAATPLAVQLDAPVLLTYGAHLDPRVKEELKRLKAKKVILLGGNGRLSTTMEKELTELNYEWERIGGADRYETSALIAERVPSDTMILVNGDDFPDALSAASYAGIKQIPILLMSNPEFPQTVSDYYQKHKPTQVIVVGGDGVVPEQLVKKQNIPITLRLGGEDRYESAAKLYEYAQGSYGSKQLYLASGQHYPDAMVGTVLAAKNNSALLITKSYTLPESIAPIFAPDKIAAMEIFILGGTGVVSGKIQAGLEGKDFTKNLLIGKTVVVDPGHGSPDPGALGPSGSQEKNNNLAIAQYLAVELEATGAKVVLTRSGDNSPAYSPGTTYTERGDLQKRVDIANENNADLFISIHNDSWKTAQGTTTFYSSENPSGTSSYKLAQYIQSELTQKIGTKNLGVKDSRLYVLRNTTMPAVLVEVAFISHPTEEKQLSDNAFRQKAAQGISQGIQAYIRYLERV; encoded by the coding sequence ATGCATTGGAAACGGATTTCTTTTTTGTCTTTAGCAGTGGTTCTTCTTTTGAATCTTTTTCCCTTCACGGTTTTTGGTGCTGAAGCAACTGCAGAATCTTCTGCAACCGGAGCCGCTGCTTTAAGATTATATGGTAAAGACCGCACAGCAACTTCCCTTGCCGTTTCTCAGCAAGGCTGGGCTGCCTCGGATACGGTAATTCTTAATGAATTAAACAATTATGCCGATGCTATCGCCGCTACCCCTTTGGCAGTTCAACTGGATGCGCCGGTTCTTCTGACCTATGGCGCTCATCTTGATCCCCGGGTCAAAGAGGAATTAAAACGTCTGAAGGCCAAAAAGGTGATTCTTCTGGGAGGAAATGGGCGGCTATCAACTACTATGGAAAAAGAACTCACTGAACTCAATTATGAGTGGGAAAGAATTGGCGGAGCGGATCGCTATGAGACATCAGCTCTTATCGCGGAAAGGGTTCCCAGCGATACCATGATCCTGGTCAATGGGGATGATTTCCCTGATGCCCTTTCGGCGGCATCTTATGCGGGAATCAAGCAGATTCCTATTCTCTTGATGTCAAACCCTGAGTTTCCCCAAACGGTATCAGACTATTATCAGAAGCATAAACCCACCCAAGTCATTGTGGTGGGGGGAGACGGAGTGGTTCCCGAGCAGCTGGTGAAGAAACAGAACATTCCCATAACCCTTCGTTTGGGAGGGGAGGACCGCTATGAATCAGCAGCTAAACTTTACGAGTATGCTCAAGGTTCCTATGGCTCAAAGCAGCTTTATCTGGCTTCCGGTCAGCACTATCCCGACGCGATGGTAGGAACTGTACTGGCTGCGAAAAACAATTCAGCCCTTCTCATCACGAAAAGTTATACTTTACCTGAGTCAATAGCTCCGATTTTTGCCCCGGATAAGATTGCCGCTATGGAGATTTTTATTCTGGGGGGCACCGGTGTGGTTTCGGGGAAAATTCAGGCTGGACTGGAAGGGAAGGACTTTACCAAGAATCTGCTGATTGGCAAAACAGTGGTCGTGGATCCCGGTCATGGGTCTCCGGATCCGGGGGCGCTCGGACCCAGCGGATCGCAAGAGAAGAATAATAATTTGGCCATTGCTCAATATTTAGCCGTGGAGCTGGAGGCTACCGGTGCCAAGGTGGTGTTAACCCGTAGCGGCGATAATTCTCCGGCTTATTCTCCAGGGACAACCTACACTGAGAGGGGGGACCTGCAAAAGCGGGTGGATATAGCTAACGAAAACAATGCCGACCTATTTATCAGTATTCACAATGACTCTTGGAAAACCGCTCAGGGGACGACGACTTTTTACTCATCAGAAAACCCCAGTGGTACTTCAAGCTATAAATTAGCCCAATATATCCAAAGTGAATTAACTCAGAAGATTGGCACCAAAAACCTTGGCGTGAAGGACTCCCGGCTTTATGTGCTGAGGAACACTACCATGCCCGCAGTTCTGGTGGAGGTTGCTTTTATCTCTCACCCGACTGAGGAGAAACAGCTCAGTGATAATGCTTTTAGACAAAAAGCTGCTCAGGGAATAAGTCAAGGAATTCAAGCCTATATCCGTTACCTTGAGAGAGTGTAA
- a CDS encoding DUF5301 domain-containing protein encodes MSSLQGALTTVLNMSITASYVAVVVILIRFFLRKAPKIFSYVLWSVVLFRLLCPLSLTSDFSFLGLIDRNLQSGADVLDYVPQHNAMTPRPTMPSGSAGFEPGVNASLPQITPMTSSSPMPIGMDILSLLWLAGIAALMSYSIISYIRTKRLLQTATLVKDTIYESDRLTTAFVCGFIRPKIYVPLGVAGADLDYILAHEETHIKRRDYLLKPLAFFALILHWFNPLIWLSFVLMSRDMEMSCDESVLSKMGEEAKRGYSSSLLALSVKRNGLFTINPLAFGELHVKTRIKNILNYKKPRFWVLIALVIVMGAMVFTLVADPADQEPDLSFLNPNNLASLLMQGEGVQISEAGYSYPIIVSSAELGKWLSSAADDWKKKEVPTPFDLTPSITIHVNADNEIRFFDEEPTLAMIQSGDHYRYYAIPKQDFQVIQQIALLAYPKIQSLTMSKWEKGEEVASVTSIDSTILEMVVHLAQEEENSPFLLRYSSVNDTPDVADYMRIVLEGPNAAYTYFLYTEDGKNYAIEKPYERIYKISPDTAQAIIDLFKKAGDRSQARAAYDLEKSLNIIMSSPLSSSNPQDYIRTHQDEYEKILKYGGEEALQYMLNQFEQGKGEGLRGHIMMELCKDILRERNGITDESLSPQEWYEALSKQKRIMLPDYTHEGEDEVEKLVYRTETERNSQPQRGFTVVAPKIFGSYEEGEFLKVFVTTYSSTYTIYNDGVREIGGSVIPSAHTYKKDSKGNYVLLTYEQAGDGANFFTSIRSFCTLPVSGKPISGLAEKIIHYSNDEELLKLQLENLTKHLRKNGVTNPIIVKPGNNTI; translated from the coding sequence ATGAGCAGTTTGCAGGGTGCATTGACAACCGTTCTGAACATGAGCATTACGGCGTCCTATGTTGCCGTTGTCGTCATACTGATTCGTTTCTTTTTAAGAAAGGCCCCTAAAATTTTCTCCTATGTCTTGTGGTCGGTTGTTTTGTTTCGGCTTCTTTGTCCCTTATCCCTGACTTCAGACTTTAGCTTTTTAGGGCTAATCGACAGGAATTTGCAAAGTGGTGCCGACGTGTTGGACTATGTTCCTCAACATAATGCGATGACGCCGCGGCCCACCATGCCGTCCGGCAGTGCCGGTTTCGAGCCTGGGGTCAATGCCTCCTTGCCCCAGATCACACCCATGACAAGTTCAAGCCCGATGCCAATCGGGATGGATATCTTGAGCTTGCTCTGGCTGGCAGGTATTGCGGCACTGATGTCTTACAGTATCATTTCCTATATAAGGACAAAACGGCTGCTGCAAACGGCTACCCTGGTTAAAGACACTATTTACGAATCCGATCGGCTTACGACAGCCTTTGTGTGCGGGTTTATCCGTCCGAAGATTTATGTGCCTCTGGGTGTAGCCGGGGCTGATCTGGATTATATCCTGGCTCATGAGGAAACCCATATTAAAAGAAGGGACTATCTCCTGAAGCCTCTTGCTTTTTTTGCCCTCATTCTTCATTGGTTTAATCCCCTGATCTGGCTGTCTTTTGTCCTCATGAGCCGGGACATGGAAATGTCTTGTGATGAAAGCGTTCTCAGCAAGATGGGCGAGGAAGCGAAGAGGGGCTACTCCAGCTCTTTGCTGGCTCTTTCCGTAAAAAGAAACGGACTTTTCACCATAAACCCTCTGGCCTTTGGGGAACTCCATGTGAAAACAAGGATTAAAAATATCCTTAATTATAAGAAGCCTAGGTTTTGGGTTCTGATCGCTTTGGTCATTGTCATGGGCGCTATGGTATTCACTTTGGTAGCCGATCCTGCCGATCAGGAACCGGATCTGTCCTTCCTCAATCCGAATAATCTGGCATCCCTCCTTATGCAAGGGGAGGGAGTACAGATTAGCGAAGCGGGGTATTCTTATCCCATCATAGTGTCCAGTGCGGAGTTGGGAAAATGGCTGTCCTCGGCTGCGGATGACTGGAAGAAAAAAGAGGTCCCCACACCCTTTGACCTTACACCCTCCATCACTATTCATGTGAATGCGGATAACGAGATTCGCTTTTTTGACGAAGAACCGACTCTAGCTATGATTCAATCCGGTGATCACTATCGTTACTATGCCATTCCCAAGCAAGATTTCCAAGTTATTCAGCAAATAGCCCTGCTGGCCTATCCCAAGATCCAAAGCCTGACCATGTCAAAGTGGGAAAAAGGAGAAGAGGTCGCTTCCGTGACCAGCATAGACAGCACTATTTTGGAGATGGTGGTACATCTGGCCCAGGAAGAAGAGAATTCTCCTTTTCTCTTAAGATACTCCAGTGTGAATGATACGCCGGATGTGGCCGATTATATGCGAATCGTTTTGGAAGGCCCGAATGCTGCCTATACTTATTTCCTCTACACTGAGGATGGAAAGAACTACGCTATTGAAAAACCCTATGAACGCATCTATAAAATCAGCCCGGATACGGCCCAGGCAATCATCGACCTGTTTAAAAAAGCTGGGGATAGGTCCCAGGCAAGAGCCGCCTATGATCTGGAAAAAAGCCTTAACATCATCATGTCTTCTCCCCTAAGCTCCTCCAATCCACAAGATTACATCCGTACCCATCAGGATGAGTATGAAAAGATCCTGAAATATGGGGGTGAAGAGGCTTTGCAATACATGTTGAACCAGTTTGAGCAAGGGAAGGGGGAGGGCTTAAGAGGACATATTATGATGGAACTATGCAAGGATATCTTGAGAGAGCGCAATGGCATTACTGATGAATCTCTTTCTCCTCAGGAATGGTATGAGGCCTTATCCAAGCAGAAAAGGATTATGCTCCCAGATTATACCCATGAGGGAGAGGACGAGGTGGAGAAGCTCGTCTATAGAACGGAAACTGAAAGAAATTCCCAGCCTCAGCGAGGGTTTACGGTGGTTGCCCCGAAAATCTTCGGCAGTTATGAGGAAGGGGAGTTCCTTAAAGTTTTTGTGACGACCTATAGTTCCACTTATACCATCTATAATGATGGCGTTAGAGAAATAGGAGGCAGTGTGATTCCTTCTGCCCACACCTATAAAAAGGACAGCAAGGGGAATTATGTTCTTTTGACTTATGAACAGGCCGGAGACGGGGCTAACTTTTTTACCTCCATTCGCAGCTTTTGCACCCTGCCGGTATCAGGTAAACCCATTAGCGGACTGGCTGAGAAAATCATTCATTACAGCAATGATGAGGAACTCCTGAAGCTTCAACTTGAGAACTTAACTAAACATTTGCGGAAAAACGGCGTAACCAATCCGATAATCGTCAAGCCCGGGAATAATACCATTTAA
- a CDS encoding methionine synthase, giving the protein MLDSANWQPQFLATGVGSLPYAQAETALKQIWKTLPKAPHWPQLPQLGAKSSFVGQYLRILVETGCIEGFDQPRFQADTPDWTERMARFYEYYLHAEAGDQHALEEFSFTPEGGVGFNEFCNDLDHKGTQGALLLKGQLSGPVTLGMQITDQNRRAAYYDEYQRDILVKSLRLHARWQTRRLAQYGLPVLMSIDDPGLYAYGASTHLTLDRNTLIGNLNEVAEGILAEGGIPGVHVCAGMDWTLIFDSKIKIVNFDAYEYMTSMAVLAEPLEKFLQRGGILSWGIVPTSIKAWGETAASLGKRLEGNIKELTKRGVSEDRLRSQSMLTPSCGTGTLDIDLAERIYVLLQELSASSTH; this is encoded by the coding sequence ATGTTAGATTCGGCAAACTGGCAACCCCAATTCCTCGCCACAGGTGTAGGCAGCCTTCCCTATGCTCAAGCTGAAACAGCCTTAAAGCAAATATGGAAAACCCTCCCTAAAGCACCTCATTGGCCGCAACTCCCCCAACTAGGAGCAAAAAGTTCTTTTGTGGGACAGTATTTAAGAATTCTTGTCGAAACAGGGTGTATTGAAGGATTTGATCAGCCCCGTTTCCAGGCGGACACCCCGGATTGGACGGAACGGATGGCCCGTTTCTACGAATATTATCTCCATGCTGAAGCAGGCGATCAACATGCCTTAGAAGAATTCAGCTTCACCCCGGAGGGAGGAGTGGGATTCAATGAGTTTTGTAACGACCTTGACCACAAAGGCACTCAAGGAGCATTGCTGTTGAAAGGACAGTTAAGCGGCCCAGTAACTCTGGGGATGCAAATTACGGATCAAAACCGCAGAGCCGCCTATTATGATGAATATCAGCGGGATATCCTTGTTAAGTCCTTAAGATTGCACGCCCGTTGGCAGACGAGGCGTCTGGCTCAGTACGGACTACCCGTCCTGATGTCCATCGATGACCCCGGATTGTATGCTTATGGGGCCTCAACCCACCTGACTTTAGATCGCAATACTTTGATTGGCAACCTTAATGAAGTGGCTGAAGGAATTCTCGCCGAGGGTGGGATACCTGGAGTTCACGTCTGTGCCGGAATGGATTGGACTCTCATCTTCGACTCAAAGATTAAGATCGTCAATTTTGATGCTTATGAATACATGACAAGTATGGCCGTTCTGGCTGAACCTCTGGAAAAATTTCTCCAGAGAGGCGGCATTCTTTCCTGGGGCATCGTTCCGACTTCGATAAAAGCTTGGGGGGAAACTGCAGCCAGCCTGGGTAAGCGTCTGGAAGGAAATATTAAAGAGCTGACCAAAAGAGGAGTCAGCGAAGACAGGCTGCGGTCACAAAGTATGCTCACTCCAAGCTGCGGCACCGGAACCTTGGATATAGATCTGGCGGAAAGGATTTATGTTCTCTTGCAGGAGTTAAGTGCCTCCTCTACCCATTAA